Proteins from a single region of Rhipicephalus sanguineus isolate Rsan-2018 chromosome 5, BIME_Rsan_1.4, whole genome shotgun sequence:
- the LOC119392927 gene encoding uncharacterized protein LOC119392927 → MGKQLAEMLLAAQNPKQHCPSWQSEMGVVVDITGGYQTQGFETQSDTPRPREPPATSSAASAKRSAENGADKRSSKDDVHEGGKRQTDVRSSKTPSAARGKRPAESGVHKRSFACRLCSTILTSRRSLKDHVYLAHKHWRRQTRSRASETTTTGSSATAPLTEGAPEPGTSAAPLVIADSDPEV, encoded by the exons ATGGGCAAGCAGCTTGCCGAGATGCTTCTCGCCGCACAGAATCCAAAGCAGCATTGCCCTTCTTGGCAAT CCGAGATGGGCGTAGTTGTAGACATCACCGGCGGCTACCAGACGCAGGGCTTCGAGACGCAGTCGGATACACCGCGCCCTCGTGAGCCACCAGCGACTTCTTCGGCGGCGAGCGCGAAACGGTCAGCGGAGAACGGAGCCGACAAGCGCTCCTCGAAGGACGACGTGCACGAGGGAGGAAAGCGTCAGACCGACGTCCGCAGCAGCAAGACACCTTCTGCCGCCAGAGGAAAACGGCCAGCAGAGAGCGGCGTTCACAAGCGCTCGTTCGCGTGCCGTCTGTGTTCCACGATACTGACCAGTAGGCGCAGCCTCAAGGACCACGTGTACTTAGCGCACAAGCATTGGCGGCGTCAGACGCGCAGCCGCGCCAGCGAGACCACTACTACGGGATCATCTGCCACTGCACCCTTGACCGAAGGCGCGCCGGAACCTGGGACAAGCGCTGCGCCGTTAGTTATCGCTGATTCTGATCCCGAGGTGTAG